The Acidobacteriota bacterium nucleotide sequence GAAACCCCCGCCGAGATCCGCATGTGCCGGACGCTGGGGGCCGACGCCGTGGGCATGTCCACGGTTCCCGAAGTCATCGCCCTCAACCACATGAAGCGCCGGGTGGCCGGCATCTCCTGCCTCACCAACATGGCCGCCGGCATCCTCGACCAGCCCCTCGTTCACGATGAGGTGCTGCAAGTCACCGAGCGGGTCAAAGAGGACTTCGCCAGGCTGGTGCTGAGCTGGACCGAAAGGATGGGCGCCTGATGACCGACCAGAGGGAATTGGAACTGATCCGCCTGGCTAGCGAGGCTCGTGAGAAAGCCCAAGCCCGCTTCAGCCGGTTCAAGGTGGGGGCTGCTCTGCGCTCGGCCGATGGACGCATCTTTACCGGCTGCAACATCGAGAACGCCAGCTACGGACTCACCATGTGCGCCGAGCGTGTAGCCATCTTCAAAGCCGTCTCGGAAGGCTTTCTCGACTTCCAGGCCATCTGCGTGGTGGCCGATACCCGGCGGCTGACCGCGCCCTGCGGCGCCTGCCGCCAACTGATCTGGGAGATGTGCGGCGACATCCCGGTACTGCTGGCCAACCTGCAAGGAGATCGTCAGCGTCTCAGCAGCGCCGGCCTGCTGCCTCATCCCTTTGACCGGGAATCCCTTGATTCATGATTCTTCCCGCCCTCCAAGGAGCCATCTCATGAATAGATGTTTTCTGCTCAGCGCCTTGTGCTTGCTGCTCTTATCTTCGACGGCGGCCTGCTCCTCCGGTTCACAGCCCCAGGATGCTCCCCAGCCTGCCGCCCAGGACGACCTGGCCGTCGATCTGCTCATCGAAAACGGCTCCATCCTGACCATGGACGAGGCCTACACCCATCACCCCATCGGCTATGTGGCGGTCAAGGGAGATGAGATCGTCGAGGTGGGAGGAGGCGCCGCGCCGGAGCAGATCCAGCCGCTGCGGCGCGTCGACGCGCGAGGACACTTCGTGCTGCCGGGGCTCATCAACGGTCATCAGCACGCCCCCATGACGGTCATGCGGGGAGTGGCCGACGACCTGGCGCTGATGGACTGGTTGCAGAACTACATCTTTCCCTCTGAAGCCGCCAACGTCGACGAAGAGATGGTCTACTGGGGCACTTTGCTGGCCGCCATGGAGATGATCAGGGGCGGGACGACGCTCTATGTCGACATGTACTACTTCGAAGGCAAGGTGGCCGAGGCCACCGCGCGGACCGGCATGCGGGGCATTCTGGGGCAGACCATACTCGACTTCCCGGTCCCCGACGCCCACAACCCGCAGCAAGGCATCGCCGCCGCCAAGGTATTCCTGGCCAAGTGGAAAGACCACCCTCTGATCGTTCCCGCCGTGGCGCCCCATTCGCCCTACACCTGCTCCACCGAGACCCTGCTGGCCTGCAAGGCGGCGGCTGAAGAGTTCGACGTGCCACTGGTCATCCACGTGGCGGAAACCCAGGACGAACTGCGTCAGGTGCGGGAGAAGGCGGGGACCACGCCGGTCCGCTACCTGCGCGACATCGGCTTCCTCGACGACCGCGTCATCGCCGCTCACGCCGTTTGGGTGGACGAAGAGGAGATCGAGATCCTCAAACGGTTCGGAGTGGGGCCCGTGCACAACCCGGAAAGCAATATGAAGCTGGCTTCGGGGGTGGCTCCGGTGCCTGAGATGCTGGAGGCTGGACTGGCGGTGGGGATCGGAACCGACGGTCCCGCCAGCAACAACAACATCGACCTGCTGGACGAGATGGACAGCGCAGCCAAGCTGCACAAGATTTCCAGCATGGATCCAACCGTCCTGAGCGCTCGCCAAGCTCTGTCCATGGCCACCAGGCTGGGGGCTCAAGCCGTCGACATGGAGCACATGCTGGGAAGCCTGGAGGCGGGCAAGAAGGCC carries:
- a CDS encoding amidohydrolase; amino-acid sequence: MNRCFLLSALCLLLLSSTAACSSGSQPQDAPQPAAQDDLAVDLLIENGSILTMDEAYTHHPIGYVAVKGDEIVEVGGGAAPEQIQPLRRVDARGHFVLPGLINGHQHAPMTVMRGVADDLALMDWLQNYIFPSEAANVDEEMVYWGTLLAAMEMIRGGTTLYVDMYYFEGKVAEATARTGMRGILGQTILDFPVPDAHNPQQGIAAAKVFLAKWKDHPLIVPAVAPHSPYTCSTETLLACKAAAEEFDVPLVIHVAETQDELRQVREKAGTTPVRYLRDIGFLDDRVIAAHAVWVDEEEIEILKRFGVGPVHNPESNMKLASGVAPVPEMLEAGLAVGIGTDGPASNNNIDLLDEMDSAAKLHKISSMDPTVLSARQALSMATRLGAQAVDMEHMLGSLEAGKKADLILIKSQDVPEAVPSYDPYSTIVYSLGAQSVVMTVINGQVVFERGALTLIDEVEVYAKIKELQAKLTRSLKR
- the cdd gene encoding cytidine deaminase, producing the protein MTDQRELELIRLASEAREKAQARFSRFKVGAALRSADGRIFTGCNIENASYGLTMCAERVAIFKAVSEGFLDFQAICVVADTRRLTAPCGACRQLIWEMCGDIPVLLANLQGDRQRLSSAGLLPHPFDRESLDS